The sequence gttgaaacgttgctgttttgTGTCTTGAGGTTACTATTAAAGTtcatttgatattgcggaatgctgccggagcCATCTTCTTTCTTCcatcactctgtgtgctgtccacatccgttgctccgttccgtggccccgcaaaaaaatatagcctgtcctattcttgtccgttttgctgagaagaataggcagttatatcaatggctgtccatgccgttccgcaaattgcggaacgcacacggacgccatccgtgttttgcggaccgcaaaacgcacaacggccgtgtgcatgagtccttaggttCACAACTGGTTCCAATTGGATATGTATAAATAGACATTGGGCAGATTTAGAGACGTGGCTTAGAATTTAAAAAACTGCTGCTATTGTCCATTAGCAGcaacttttcaaaagttgggaggtatgcatttaGAACGTTAGCAAACCTTGCAGAATTGTATATTCATGCATGTTCATATGCTGTACTGAATGTATACTGTATTTCATGCTCCTGTTGTACTGTAATCCTGACTTAGACCTCTcatccagttaagccagtactctctgctccacactgatgaggggcaatcatcctgcagatgagatgctggcttatttaatatctgagtcatgtctccaggtctatttaaagggtcgagcattgacttataggatagcttccTTACATCAGGTAGcattcagaggcagagcttgttaagagctcatttgcatccctttctttacTGCATATTGCCATGTGCTCATTCACTACAGTAAGTGCATTCCTTATAATAAAAGTTGAAGCTGGATTTACCGCAGTGTGAATGAATTATTAGGAGGGAGATTAGTTACCCGTctactatatattttttacatatagtTGTGTATAAAATTGATTTGTCCAATCAGAAGGGCTTATGCAAATGAAGAAAACCTGCTGGTTGGACAAATCAGTTCTGTCATCTCTATAACATACCTACCGTTCAGCCGCACCCTGAGTATAAGTAGTTAAACCTGCCCTGTGGATTTTGAACCTCAGGAACTGCAGTTTTGTTTCTTTCTTCCTCTGTCAGCCATGGCGTCTGCTAATCTGAGAGCTGAGCTGGACTGCTCCATCTGTCTGCACACCTATACAGATCCTGTAATGCTGAGATGTGGACATAACTTCTGCCGGGTCTGCATTGATCGTGTACTGGATACACAGGACGAGTCTGGGGTTTATACCTGTCCTGAATGCAGAGAAGAGTTTCAGGAGCGGCCTGCACTGATGAGGAACTTTGCTCTGCGTAACATTATGGAGAATTTATTGGTTACTCAACATAAAGAGACGGAAACCGGGATCTTCTGCACTTATTGTGTGGACTCTCCTGTACCTGCTGTTAAATCCTGTCTACACTGTGAGGCTTCTCTGTGTGAGAAACACCTGAGAGTTCACAGCAAGTCATCAGAACATGTCTTATCTGACCCCAGCACTTCCCTGGAGAACAGGAAATGTTCTGTCCATAAGAAGATCCTGGAGTATTACTGCACCGAGGACTCTGCTTGTATCTGTGTGTCCTGCAGTTTGGCCGGAGAACATCAGGGACATCGGGTGGAGATGCTGGATGAGGCCTCTGAGAAGAAGAAAGGGAAACTGAGAAATATTTTCCAGAAACTGaccagaaagcgagaggagactgAGGAAAGAGTCCAGAACCTGGAGGAACGCTGGAGAAAAGCACAAGAAAAAGCATCTGGAGAAGCAGAGAGAGTCACTGCCCTGTTTACAGACATCAGGAGACAACTGGACGACCTGAAGAAGAGGGTCCTGAACGAGATCTCCAGGCAGGAAATGGAAGAATCACTCTCATTCTCTTCTCGGATCCAGAAGCTGGAAATAAAGAAGGACGAGCTGTCCAGGAAGATGAGACACATTGAGGAGATATGTAACATGACTGATCCACTGACTGTCTTACAGGAACCAGATACAGGTGACTTGTGTGATCCTGAGGAGGAATGAGGTGATGAAGACATAAATAGATGTCTCCATGATGTACAGTAGGTGATCTGGATGTGGCTGTGATCTCAGACAAATTACACACATTAGGTGACATAATAAGAGATATAAGGAGAGGGATCTATATGGAGGGTCCTGCAGacatattactggatgtaaacaCAGCTGGTAATAATGTCCTTATATCAGACGACCTGAAAACTGCAACCTGGACACAAAATAATCAGAAACGTCCAGGAAGAGCAGAGAGATTCCAGTATAGTCAGGTGATGAGCAGCAGGAGATTTACCTCAGGGCGACATTACTGGGATGTGGAGAGCAGTGGACCAGTGATGTGGATGGTGGGGATGTGTTATCCCAGTATAGACAGGAGGGGAGATCAGTCATACATTggatataataataacaagtccTGGAGTTTGAGGAGGTATAGTAATAATCAGTATTCAGTGATACATGACGGTAAAGAGATCCAGTTATCTGACAAGATCTCCAGTAATAGAGTCAGGATATGTCTGGACTATGAGGCCAGGCAGCTGTCCTTTTATGAGCTGTGTGACCCCATCAGACACTTACACACCTTCACTGCCGCCTTCACCGAGCCCCTTCATGCTGCATTGTATGTATGGAGCGGTTCTATAAAGATATCAGGGGGGAGCAGAAACTGGGAGCAACCTTCATAACCTTTGAAATCTGCCCAGAGACTGGTGACATTACAGAGAGCGCCATGATAAGGATAGATAGGATAAATGACCAGGTCAGGTTACATCTGGGCTCTCTCAGTTTTACACCTGATATAATGATTTTCAGGGATTGCACATAATAACCAATGTATAGACTATAAGGCTCCTTGCAAATGAGCGTGTCTGGATGTTTTgggaatgcgttcagtgaaagatgagcgatttcgcaggcaaagatcgcgttcagtttttatcgtgcgagtgcaatgcgttttgcacgcgcgtgatgaaAAACGGAAAGTattcaaacaacatctcttaccaactgaaaggatttgggcctttctggacctctacgaccaccttggtttgatgtcactgacgtcaggagagatgtttctcagttggcaataaccaACACGCACACAggcaatcactgagaaacactctgaTTTTATTATGCTATTGCTTGGCCTCATATAGGCAACAGAAAAGTTTgcacaacagcgttaaaccaatcataaaatgaTAAACATTGACGCCCATACAGATACAATTGGAACATcccttttatgggtatgtaatacgtcacatataagaacgtacgttgttgtgccgaatgaccctgagtgaattagaacatttgttctaattctgggagattcccagaatctgtcctgagacagataagtgaacctaactcacaggggggggatgtgaagtgcgtaggtgagatattataacaattctgtacatcatagagaagacaacatggagtcacatttgccttcaccaaccatctgtgaaaaacacacttgcttgcagatgtgatgcgattttcgcacagctctattcacttctgtggggccagcgttgcgtaaaaaacgcagaatatagaacatgctgcgattttcacgcaacacaagtaatgcgtgaaaaacatcactcatgtacacagccccatttaaataaatgggtccggattccgtgcgggcgcaatgcgttcacatcacacattacacccgcgtagaatactcgctcgtgtgaaaggggcctaagggtcgcTACACACAGGAATTTGCACTGGTGTGTTTTCTACCATAAACAATACTCTATAGACACCGCATACAGCTATTTCCataccaattttttattttatttttttataaatgactGCGTGAGCCAGGTTTTTCCCCTATAGAGCTATCCAGAAAAAACAGCAAAGGTTTCCGCATGGTGCATTTTTCAAAAAACACCAGAGAGCCAAAACACAGCACCTAATTAATATAAATGGAGCAAAAAAACCTTTGTATAGTATaacctgcatttcatatttcccttCATATTTACCTTCACCTCACATTTGAAGCTGGTGTTTTACCTAAATACACCAAAAACAGCAGGTGCAAAAAACTCCACTAAAAACtcaaacatacaaaaaaaaaaaaacagtttaaacTTATGTATGAACcttttaaggccccttgcagacgagcgttcctcccgcagcgagtccgcatcgcagcaccctGCCTGACCTCCCCTCGCTGTCGgaagtcacatagcattatattgatttatgatgcaatgtaacccttacagttcttgaatgtactggataacacaGGCAGCATTATGAaagtgttatccagtacattccagaactgtaagggttacatagcattatattgatttatgatgctatgttgtcgggtggtaataattcaattaagaattattaattataattataaaaataattaatcataaaaaaaaataatttataaaatttgtcataaattcttaaaatcatgacctggtgaattgtagacaacctaattgatacaattcacatctgagtccgactatttcttcAGATAaagaagttctttttgacgtgagatgacgttaatgataaaatgtaggtctgcattatacaataatacacaggtattataaaactatgcagatttattggttacaagattataaacatacataagtaaataaacacaatgatacatgcaaatgaatatatatagcgttaatataaagcattacaagcttaacaatacatgtgagtggaaataacttgtcacatgataaccaagctattattaggttaggatatcaaagtaggaacataagttatatacattacttctgttcagagaaaacctcatgatatcaagatgggcatgtctaatcctagacatcaatatagaatgctaaatacattctgccccccctaaccaactacacatcacatgacttcaagatgggcaaatccatccaaggatataacttagaagagataactgtatccttccgccccatcctggactattttcacacatataactttggtaagactattaagacaaataacagggatctaggatcttaaatggaaaggatttgaaacaagtccttcctgtgggaatccatcacttagcttggtgaagaatgttctatcatatatatatatatatatatatatataatatatatatatatatatatatatatatatacagggtgggccatttatatggatacaccttaataaaatgggaatggttggtgatattaacttcctgtttgtggcacattagtatatgtgaggggggaaacttttcaagatgggtggtgaccatgacggccattttgaagtcggccattttgaatccaactttagttttttcaataggaagagggtcatgtgacacatcaaacttattgaaaatttcacaagaaaaataatggttttaacgtaactttattctttcataagttatttacaagtttctgaccacttataaaatgtgttcaatgtgcgtcccattgtgttggattgtcaatgcaaaccTCTTCTccaactcttcacacactgatagcaacaccgcaggagaaatgctagcacaggcttcgagtatccgtagtttcaggtgctgcacatctcgtatcttcacagcatagacgattgccttcagatgatacgagatgtgcagcatctgaaactacggatactggaagcctgtgctagcatttctcctgcggtgttgctatcagtgtgtgaagagtgggagaattgccaatccaacacaatgggcagcacattgaacacattttataagtggtcagaaacttgtaaataactcatgaaagaataaagttacgttaaaaccaagcacaccattgtttttcttgtgaaattcctaataagtttgatgtgtcacatgaccctcttcctattgaaaaaacaaaagttggattcaaaatggccgacttcaaaatggccgtcatggtcaccacccatcttgaaagtttcccccctcacatatactaatgtgccacaaacaggaagtcaatatcaccaaccattcccattttattaaggtgtatccatataaatggcccaccctgtatatatataagcaattatatAATGCTtttctagattatgagtctagattcttctgcaggtagaatgaagcctcacaatatccttagactacatctcaatatggagatgatcaattaatttaattatttatttattcgccaatctagatggtataatttcacccacactatcaaattagtcttaataaaatgaaatatcattttctgtgtctcttaccaagccctagtaggaatctcacttctgctcctaggaaagctgggtggtccatcatagcacatctcaccatggctttcacctTGATagccctcaacttctcctctcctttttcttttctctcttttttttttttcttctcttttctgtgtatggcttatgatcctaAACTTAtcggttagacacaccttcttagtttggaactttccaatcattgtcggatgggcgtgaccatttataaaatgtgacatcataaccctacccagaatgcacttttgctactgttgtaatgtcacctactgatacctaggcggcactgctgtataagctatctgcatcatagtataaagggttaacttatgtaagtctgaatatacattttgaccttagaagctttaattcaaagccatagggattaattctgacacttgtagcaattagagacagacctctagatgTCTCTCTGAAcgtttctcacacttaatttatggatcgtaaatggccttgttttctcacagagatatcagtacctcctctgtcataccaaagatgtgattaattgttccaaaacacacatcttcacagacactcttctaatgagaaatatatacaatatactggatacatgttgtcttcgtaacatataacaatataatataaacaaatatatatatgtcctactgattgtcttatgctaaggactaactaaggctcaataaatgaatacacacatattatatattttgcttcattaataaatatctaattgtataggtaattatcaccagctgcatagagctcatctttatctcccgtcataaatttaaaagtaaacaaggagcatcttctcagactggtatattcatgggaaggataacactgaagagtataaacctttgtgtgaccttaatttggcctactcaagacatacaaaattgtaactatagtcgagcatggctattAAAGGAAAtaaacatccatcttgactagaatgaattggatatcactgcatttacctatgaaaaggcacaacaatgtgacccccggcagcgctgtGAGGTCAGGCCaggtgctgcgatgcggactcgctgtgggaggaacgcttgtctgcaaggggcctaaataaACACTGGGAATCTTCATTATTATATATAGAGGGCTGATGAAAGATTGAATCTATAAAATACCTACAGCTgggagtcttaggcctctttcacacgggcgagatttccgcacaggtgcaatgcgtgaggtgaacgcattgcacccgcactgaatcgggacccattcactccaatggggctgtgcacatgagcggtgatttttttcacgcatcacttgtgcgttgtgggaaaatcgcagcatgttctatattgtgcgtttttcaccaatgcaggccccatagaagtgaatgggactgcgtgaaaatcgcaagcatccgcaagcaagtgcggatacggtgcgattttcacgcatggttgctaaggagactatcaggatggggacccgatcattattattttcccttataacatggttataagggaaaataatagcattctgaatacagaatgcttagtaaaatagggctggaggggttaaaaaaaaattaaaataaatttaaagggaacctgtcacctctactatgctaccctcactgagcgtttctaaatgttcattgtgttacactAAACATATAAATTGCACTTTTAATTTCCTTTGCAgatgaattcaataagtattatgcatttttgtacttcccgccttttatacaaattaacataagagtttgcggcaggacggatccgacatgctgttcactatgtcggatccgtccttccgctatttcgccgtgccgctggaccgccgctccgtccccattgactataatggggacgggggcggagctctggcgcagcatggCGGTGCacagcgaaagccgccggactaaaaagtcagacatgcaggactttttagtccggcggctttcgccgtgctgcgccggagctccgcccccgtccccattatagtcaatggggacggagcggcggcacggcgaaatagcggaaggacggatccgacatggtgaacagcatgtcggatctgtcctgccgcaagtgtgaaagagcccttacttgtgtgaccagagaagagtcatattttcaagtgcTGACTcctctctcaggttaatttgcatatgtatcaaatagttttttttatcacaataaaagcgcacagagctatggagactggggtgaccacatttcctaactgccattcagggacacttACTTTCACAAGTGCATTTCGTCAAACGTATACTTGAGACTGGCAAAAACATATCTGCCTGTGCATTTTTCTGTATTTCTGCACacattaaggcctagttcacacgatcgttttttttttgcgagtgtacgggccgtttttttgtgttccgtatacggaaccatttatttcaatggttccgcattaaaaacggaatgtgttccgtaagcatttcgtttccgtatttccgtttttactttccgttgaaagatagaacatgtcctattattgctcgcaaatcacgttccgtggctccattcaagtcaatgggtccgcaaaaaaaaaacaacacatacggaaatgcatccatatgtcttccgcatccgttccgtttttgcggaaccatctattgaaaatgttatgcccagcccaatttttctatgtaattactgtatactgtatatgccatactgaaaaacgaaacggaaacacaatggaactcaaaaacggaacaacagatccgtgaaaaacggaccgcaaaaaactataaagccatacgttcgtgtgaactaggcctaactggctaaaccaaaaaactgtcatgttagcatttaataacgAACTAAAACacaatcacagcaggtctcaactagcacacgcaagtaaatgtacaaaaaccaagtaacatataaaaccagattcaaagcatggatggcaaggcggattactgtatactgtacataaaatgtatggaggttacaccatgccggacaatacagggagtgcagaattattaggcaagttgtatttttgaggattaattttattattgaacaacaaccatgttctcaatgaacccaaaaaattcattaatatcaaagctgaatatttttggaagtagtttttagtttgtttttagttttagctattttagggggatatctgtgtgtgcaggtgactattactgtgcataattattaggaaacttaacaaaaaacaaatatatacccatttcaattatttatttttaccagtgaaaccaatataacatctcaacattcacaaatatacatttctgacattcaaaaacaaaacaaaaacaaatcagtgaccaatatagccacctttctttgcaaggacactcaaaagcctgccatccatgaattctgtcagtgttttgatctgttcaccatcaacattgcgtgcagcagcaaccacagcctcccagacactgttcagagaggtgtactgttttccctccttgtaaatctcacatttgatgatggaccacaggttctcaatggggttcagatcaggtgaacaaggaggccatgtcattagattttcttcttttataccctttcttgccagccacgctgtggagtacttggacgcgtgtgatggagcattgtcctgcatgaaaatcatgtttttcttgaaggatgcagacttcttcctgtaccactgcttgaagaaggtgtcttccagaaactggcagtaggactgagagttgagcttgactccatcctcaacccgaaaaggccccacaagctcatctttgatgataccagcccaaaccagtactccccctccaccttgctggcgtctgagtcggactggagctctctgccctttactaatccagccacgggcccatccatctggcccatcaagactcactctcatttcatcagtccataaaaccttagaaaaatcagtcttgagatatttcttggcccagtcttgacgtttcagcttgtgtgtcttgttcagtggtggtcgtctttcagcctttcttaccttggccatgtctctgagtattgcacaccttgtgcttttgggcactccagtgatgttgcagctctgaaatatggccaaactggtggcaagtggcatcttggtagctgcacgcttgacttttctcagttcatgggcagttatttt is a genomic window of Bufo bufo chromosome 1, aBufBuf1.1, whole genome shotgun sequence containing:
- the LOC121005817 gene encoding E3 ubiquitin/ISG15 ligase TRIM25-like; translated protein: MASANLRAELDCSICLHTYTDPVMLRCGHNFCRVCIDRVLDTQDESGVYTCPECREEFQERPALMRNFALRNIMENLLVTQHKETETGIFCTYCVDSPVPAVKSCLHCEASLCEKHLRVHSKSSEHVLSDPSTSLENRKCSVHKKILEYYCTEDSACICVSCSLAGEHQGHRVEMLDEASEKKKGKLRNIFQKLTRKREETEERVQNLEERWRKAQEKASGEAERVTALFTDIRRQLDDLKKRVLNEISRQEMEESLSFSSRIQKLEIKKDELSRKMRHIEEICNMTDPLTVLQEPDTGDLCDPEEE